In Sphingomonas crocodyli, the genomic window CGGCATCGGGGCGTTCGGGACGGAACAGGCCCGTCTCTTCCCAATATTTATACCAGCGCGCTTCGATGGCGGCGGGGTCGAAGGTTTTGTCGATCGTCATGGGCCGCGCTTTAGCGGGGGCGACGGGATCAGGAGCGGGCGGCGGCCGCCAACTCCGCGTTACGCTTGGCGGAGGCCGCAAGGGTGCGCTTGAGCAAGTCCTTGAGCGCCTCGTCCGCATCGAGGACGTTGAGGCCTTCGCGGGTCGAGCCGCCGGGGCTGGCGACGCGATCGGCGAGCGTGGAGGCGCTTTCGTCGGAGGCGGCGGCGAGCAGGCCCGAGCCTTTGACCGTGGCGGTGGCCAGACGCGCGGCCTGATCGGCGGGGAGGCCCAGAGCGGTGCCGGCTTCGGCCAGCGCATCGATGAAGCGGAACAGGAAGCCGGGGCCGCAGCCCGACAGCGCGGTCACCGCGTCGAACAGCTTTTCCTCGGCGATCCATTCGGTGAGGCCGAGCGGGGCGATCAGCGCCTGCGCCTCATCGCGGGTGGCGGCATCGGCATCGTCGGAGAACAGGGCGCTGACGCCTTCGCCGATCGAGACCGGCAGGTTGGGCATGACACGCACATTGCTGACGGCGCGGAAGGCGGCGGAGAGGGTTTCGGTCTCGACCCCCGCGAGGATCGACAGGAGCAGGCGCGGGCTGCCCGAGAAAATGTCGCGCACCGCGCCCATCTGTTGCGGCTTTACCGCGAGGACGAGGATGTCGGGCGCGGCGTCGGCCGGGAGTTCGCGGTGCAGGGTGACGCCTTCGGGCAATCCTTCGACGAAGGGATCGACGACGGTGATCTGCCGTGGGTCCGCCCCCGCCGCGATCCAGCCGCGCAGCATCGCGCCGCCCATATTGCCGGCGCCGATCAGCCAGAGGGGGGTGGTGAGGGAAAGGGTCATTCTTATCTCCGTCACCCCCGCGAAGGCGGGGGCCTATCCAGACTCTCCGCGTGAGATGACACTGGATGGGTCCCCGCCTTCGCGGGGATGACGAATGGGGTCAAGCTTCGCCGCGCGTCTCGATCATCGCCGAAGCCAGCGCGTCGGCGGGGGACTTGTCCGACCACAGGACGAACTGGAACACCGGATAGAAGCGTTCGCATTCGTCGATCGCGGTCTCGATCAGGGTTTCGGCCTGATCGAGCGTCAGCACCATTTCGTCGCTGCGTTCGAGCAAGGCGGCGTGTCGGAACAGGACGAGGCCCGACGACTGCCACAGCTCGAAATGGCCGAGCCATAGCTGTTCGTTGATCAGGCCCATCGTCTCGTACACCGCCGAACGCTTGTCGGTGGTGACGCGAATGTCGGGGAAGGCGAGGAACTGGAGAACGCTGTCCTCCTCCCGCCACACCGCGCGCAGCTCGTACTTCGCCCAGCTGCCCTGATATTGGGCGACGATTTCCTCATCCCCCTGGCGATCATGGGTCCAGCCGTGTGCGGCGAAATATTG contains:
- a CDS encoding YbjN domain-containing protein — encoded protein: MDVDDFESVRFSGTPIDLLEQYFAAHGWTHDRQGDEEIVAQYQGSWAKYELRAVWREEDSVLQFLAFPDIRVTTDKRSAVYETMGLINEQLWLGHFELWQSSGLVLFRHAALLERSDEMVLTLDQAETLIETAIDECERFYPVFQFVLWSDKSPADALASAMIETRGEA
- the proC gene encoding pyrroline-5-carboxylate reductase, with the translated sequence MTLSLTTPLWLIGAGNMGGAMLRGWIAAGADPRQITVVDPFVEGLPEGVTLHRELPADAAPDILVLAVKPQQMGAVRDIFSGSPRLLLSILAGVETETLSAAFRAVSNVRVMPNLPVSIGEGVSALFSDDADAATRDEAQALIAPLGLTEWIAEEKLFDAVTALSGCGPGFLFRFIDALAEAGTALGLPADQAARLATATVKGSGLLAAASDESASTLADRVASPGGSTREGLNVLDADEALKDLLKRTLAASAKRNAELAAAARS